A single genomic interval of Trichocoleus desertorum ATA4-8-CV12 harbors:
- a CDS encoding L,D-transpeptidase, which produces MNRKTKAARAFAISVVMLLPVALFACTARKVDQPQNLEATAAVTAKHPVALVEPIATVRDQPGETYSLLIHRSDKRLEVLNSQGDRLYQAPIGIGQGGLKEKQDMADLVTPTGEMMVDLILYKKSAYNQIANRNVERFARISQFRSLVSQPQGLVQLFHNMNHLDFDGNGSPDKAYGDGYIGLTSETTVTGPKMSTFAATPYWFSIALHGTPDPKNIGQANSGGCVHLAPDTLKQLIEQGWVRLGTVVKIVD; this is translated from the coding sequence TTGAACAGGAAGACTAAAGCCGCTAGAGCCTTTGCTATCAGTGTGGTCATGCTGCTACCAGTGGCTCTCTTTGCTTGTACTGCCCGCAAAGTTGATCAACCTCAGAATCTAGAGGCAACTGCTGCTGTCACGGCAAAACACCCGGTCGCGTTGGTTGAGCCTATTGCAACTGTCCGCGACCAACCAGGAGAAACTTACTCTCTCCTGATTCACCGCAGCGATAAGCGCCTGGAGGTACTAAACAGTCAGGGCGATCGCTTGTATCAAGCCCCAATTGGGATTGGGCAGGGTGGCCTCAAGGAAAAACAGGACATGGCTGACCTAGTAACGCCCACTGGCGAGATGATGGTAGACCTGATTCTTTACAAAAAATCTGCCTATAACCAGATCGCAAACCGAAATGTGGAGCGTTTCGCCCGAATTTCGCAGTTTCGTTCCTTGGTGAGCCAACCGCAAGGCTTGGTCCAGCTATTTCACAACATGAACCACCTCGACTTTGATGGCAATGGAAGCCCAGACAAAGCCTATGGAGATGGCTATATTGGCCTCACCTCAGAGACAACGGTTACGGGACCCAAGATGAGTACGTTTGCAGCAACGCCTTACTGGTTTTCGATCGCCCTGCATGGGACTCCTGATCCTAAGAATATTGGCCAAGCAAATTCTGGTGGCTGTGTGCATCTGGCCCCTGACACGCTGAAGCAGTTGATTGAGCAGGGGTGGGTGCGGCTAGGCACTGTGGTTAAGATTGTAGATTAA
- a CDS encoding glycerol acyltransferase has translation MAQWLGSDSGDGKLGNRFDGWSLAERDPEAIKAWMPIWEWFYRYYFRVETEGWHHMPASGKVLIVGSHNGGLASPDTSMVMLDWFRRFGTERPAYALMHPTAWQTPIFSIPGAQVGAIQAHPKMAIAALQADAALLVYPGGAQDMFRPYSLRHRIHLAGHRGFIKLALRESAPIVPVVSHGAHETLMILGDFYKQMQQLHQWGFPWLLDGNTGVFPIYLGLPWGVGIGPLPNFPLPVPIQTRVCAPVVFERYGRAAACDRAYVDACYEQVQAQMQSELDDLVAKQQNWQ, from the coding sequence ATGGCTCAATGGCTCGGAAGTGATTCTGGCGATGGAAAACTTGGCAATCGCTTCGATGGTTGGTCCTTAGCGGAACGTGACCCTGAAGCGATCAAAGCTTGGATGCCGATTTGGGAATGGTTCTATCGTTACTACTTTCGAGTGGAGACAGAAGGGTGGCATCACATGCCAGCTAGCGGCAAGGTGCTAATTGTCGGCTCCCACAATGGCGGACTAGCATCTCCCGATACTTCAATGGTGATGCTCGATTGGTTTCGTCGATTTGGCACGGAGCGTCCTGCTTATGCGCTTATGCATCCGACTGCTTGGCAAACCCCCATTTTTTCCATCCCAGGAGCGCAGGTGGGAGCGATTCAAGCCCATCCAAAGATGGCGATCGCGGCCTTGCAAGCGGATGCAGCTCTGCTGGTTTATCCAGGGGGAGCCCAAGATATGTTTCGTCCTTATAGTCTGCGCCATCGCATTCACTTGGCAGGACACCGAGGATTTATTAAGTTGGCTTTGCGAGAGTCTGCGCCAATCGTGCCTGTGGTCTCTCATGGGGCGCACGAAACACTGATGATTTTAGGCGACTTTTATAAACAAATGCAGCAATTGCATCAGTGGGGTTTTCCCTGGTTGCTGGATGGCAACACTGGGGTATTTCCCATTTACTTGGGGCTGCCTTGGGGGGTGGGAATCGGCCCGCTGCCTAATTTTCCCTTACCCGTGCCGATTCAGACCCGTGTATGTGCACCCGTAGTCTTTGAGCGTTATGGGCGAGCTGCTGCCTGCGATCGCGCCTACGTCGATGCCTGTTACGAACAAGTGCAGGCCCAGATGCAAAGTGAATTGGATGATTTGGTGGCAAAGCAGCAAAATTGGCAATGA